GCAAGCGGGCGAGATCCACGCCCTGTGCGGCGAGAACGGCGCGGGCAAGTCCACGCTGATGAACATCATCGATGGCATCCACCAGCCGGACGCGGGCGAGATCGTGCTCAACGGCGAAGTGGTGGCCATCGATGGTCCGGCCCAGGCCATGCGCCTGGGTATCGGCCTGGTGCACCAGGAGATCGCCCTGTGCGGCGACGCCACCGTGGCCGAGAACATCTTCATGCCGGAGATCAACGCCGGCAAGCAGGCGTGGATGGACTACGCCAGCCTCAACGCACGTGCCGCGAAGGTGCTGGCGCGGCTGGGGCAGGACATCGACCCCGCCGCGCGCGTGTGCGAGCTGGGCATCTCCAGCCAGCAGCTGATCGAGATCGCCAAGGCGCTCACGCTGGACTGCAAGGTGCTGATCCTGGACGAGCCGACGGCCGCGCTCACCGACAACGAGTCGGCCGCGCTGTTCCGGGTGCTGCACGACCTGAAAGACCAGGGCATCGGCATCATCTACATCAGCCACCGCATGGCCGAGATCTTCACGCACTGCACCCGCGTGACCGTGCTGCGCGACGGGCGCAACGTGCACTCGGGCCCGCTGGCCGAACTGAACGCCGACGACCTGGTGCGCCGCATGGTCGGGCGCGATCTGGGCAACTACTACCCGCCCAAGCAGCAGGACGCGGACCGCGGCGAACACGTTCTGGAGGTGAGCGACCTGGCCGACGGCGAACGCGTGCACGGGGTGTCCTTCACGCTGCGGCGCGGCGAGATCCTGGGCATTGCCGGGCTCATGGGTGCCGGGCGCAGCGAGCTCGCGCAGACCCTGTGCGGCCTGCGCCCCGCCACCAGCGGCAGCGTGCGACTGCGCGGCCGGGAACTCGCCATCCGCAACTACAGCGACGCGCTGCGCGAAGGCATCGCCTACCTGAGCGAAGACCGCAAGGCCGCGGGCGTGTACCTGGACCTGCCGATCGCGCAGAACATCGCCGCCATGGCGCTGCAGCGCGTGAGCTCGCGCTTCGGCCTGCTGCAGCGCG
This Hydrogenophaga taeniospiralis DNA region includes the following protein-coding sequences:
- a CDS encoding sugar ABC transporter ATP-binding protein; the protein is MGTSLLELRGIGKRFGAAQALSGVDFSLQAGEIHALCGENGAGKSTLMNIIDGIHQPDAGEIVLNGEVVAIDGPAQAMRLGIGLVHQEIALCGDATVAENIFMPEINAGKQAWMDYASLNARAAKVLARLGQDIDPAARVCELGISSQQLIEIAKALTLDCKVLILDEPTAALTDNESAALFRVLHDLKDQGIGIIYISHRMAEIFTHCTRVTVLRDGRNVHSGPLAELNADDLVRRMVGRDLGNYYPPKQQDADRGEHVLEVSDLADGERVHGVSFTLRRGEILGIAGLMGAGRSELAQTLCGLRPATSGSVRLRGRELAIRNYSDALREGIAYLSEDRKAAGVYLDLPIAQNIAAMALQRVSSRFGLLQRAAEHRLAQELGTRLRLKSDGVQIEVASLSGGNQQKVAIAKLLATNPSVLLMDEPTRGVDVGAKSEIHHILRDLACQGVGVVVISSELPEIIGLCDRALVIRDGRVAGEMQGEDMTEEALLRLASGLEQEEMA